In a genomic window of Cardiocondyla obscurior isolate alpha-2009 linkage group LG08, Cobs3.1, whole genome shotgun sequence:
- the Eif4e4 gene encoding eukaryotic translation initiation factor 4E isoform X2 has product MAASISEEIEEIDRKQNTEVAIPGEFPPEYLIKHPLQNTWTLWYYEPDRNKSWEESQREITSFDTAEDFWSLYNHIKTASELRQGSDYSMFKQGIRPMWEDDQNKYGGRWLINLEKKQRVTDLDNFWLEILLCMIGEAFNEYSDDVCGAVVNVRTKGDKLGVWTSNADSADSVMEIGRKLKERLRITSKTTMGYQVHKDTMVKAGSQTKNTYTL; this is encoded by the exons ATGGCTGCGAGCATCTCTGAGGAAATTGAG gaaatCGATCGGAAACAGAATACCGAAGTAGCGATTCCTGGCGAATTTCCGCCTGAATACTTAATTAAACATCCTCTACAAAACACATGGACCTTGTGGTATTATGAACCTGATAGGAATAAGTCATGGGAAGAAAGCCAGCGGGAAATTACAAGTTTTGATACAGCTGAAGATTTCTGGag cttgTACAATCATATAAAGACTGCTTCTGAATTAAGGCAAGGTAGTGACTATAGCATGTTCAAGCAAGGAATTCGGCCTATGTGGGAAGATGATCAAAATAAATATGGTGGAAGATGGTTAATAAATctagaaaagaaacaaagagtTACAGATTTAGACAATTTTTGGTTAGAAATTCTGCTCTGCATGATTGGGGAAGCTTTCAATGAATATTCTGATGATGTCTGTGGAGCTGTAGTCAATGTCAGGACAAAAGGAGACAAGCTTGGTGTTTGGACATCAAATGCAGATAGCGCGGATAGTGTTATGGAAATTGG ccGAAAACTAAAGGAACGATTAAGAATCACATCTAAAACGACTATGGGATATCAGGTACATAAAGATACAATGGTCAAAGCTGGAAGtcaaacaaaaaatacttaTACTCTTTAA
- the LOC139104843 gene encoding uncharacterized protein, with amino-acid sequence MKRTVPEENSESKRTFVKQESINFGYDASSYTNYSSPSSTPSTIAQPLPGQPPLPPMPPPPSGVPPPPHVFGPVPSQVTSIQAWTHPWQWIASQPSLPPPTPREITNTIQREIPLRGNYVRHERFVHIRNNMYAQRNNFYRKNKRPMRFGQSQGQFDQNTYFGTPLAGLEWQRNNYTATTNDGIINHMTVPLSSHSIPSISSGIVSNRHGEEVEDQDVKIEKVVKKNKQRKPMSQSYPSKPWNREDAERALMTENEYNMKNKVNAQSLIIKFPDPDLNKDIVKLFHPGIRNIHFQNPSGPRYCFIQMAKSVNIDGAIKELEKIKFGTGYLKVEKKAVRNEDVRNTKPEDINPYNLYIGNLPTFVKANEIKSKFPKARVDVSRARKLKNTQFAFMRYNSVDDAIADYKKAYGLMWDTRSIIVKFRRKEGNAYLPEELKPDVKKVKEELKLDVKKVKEEPNNAAQSKEQNANHVELKPSVNESKKDDSTNQTKEAKVNADKLSANRDVDSVEIRLQDNSSKGQSKLTLQVQENVNSHSSVLAQSDKMMQKQQQQLWSSQVPSTSETPSSYPQIVATEEMEMLTQIKEEPIDYDEMDMCNMQSDDDDDDDDDDEDDTDDDEDNNDQDFDDDDDDEDIDDEHIAFASKPLKAVQDKEEPTDHLDQMFSDLENMTSDISFFKN; translated from the exons ATGAAGCGCACG GTGCCCGAGGAAAACAGTGAGAGTAAACGAACGTTCGTCAAACAGGAGTCCATCAACTTCGGATACGATGCGTCTTCGTACACTAATTACTCTTCACCGTCGTCTACACCCTCCACCATCGCTCAACCTTTACCTGGACAGCCACCCTTACCTCCCATGCCACCACCGCCCAGTGGAGTTCCACCTCCACCTCACGTTTTCGGACCAGTGCCTTCCCAAGTAACTTCTATTCAAGCGTGGACGCATCCCTGGCAATGGATAGCGTCGCAACCGTCTTTGCCGCCTCCAACTCCACGCGAGATCACTAACACAATACAGAGAGAGATCCCACTAAGGGGTAACTATGTACGCCACGAAAGATTTGTTCACATCAGGAACAACATGTATGcccaaagaaataatttttaccgtAAAAACAAAAGGCCTATGCGGTTTGGGCAATCGCAAGGACAGTTTGACCAGAACACATATTTTGGCACACCCTTGGCTGGATTGGAGTGGCAAAGAAACAATTATACCGCAACAACTAACGATGGTATAATAAATCATATGACTGTTCCTCTATCTTCCCATTCCATACCTTCCATTTCGTCAGGAATTGTGAGCAACAGGCATGGCGAGGAAGTTGAAGATCAGGATGTTAAAATT gaaaaAGTTGTCAAGAAGAATAAACAGAGGAAACCGATGTCTCAAAGTTATCCTAGCAAACCGTGGAATAGAGAGGATGCAGAACGAGCACTGATGACTGAAAATGAATACAACATGAAGAACAAAGTTAACGCGCagagtttaataataaaatttcctgATCCAGATTTAAATAAGGATATCGTTAAGCTGTTTCACCCGGGTATacgaaatatacattttcaaAATCCAAGTGGCCCAAGATATTGTTTCATACAAATGGCAAAGAGTGTGAATATTGATGGTGCCATAAAAGAATTGGAGAAGATTAAGTTTGGTACAGGATATTTAAAAGTTGAGAAAAAAGCAGTGAGAAATGAAGATGTCCGAAACACAAAGCCTGAGGACATAAATccttacaatttatatataggAAATTTACCCACATTTGTTAAGgcaaatgaaataaaaagcaagTTTCCAAAGGCACGAGTAGACGTATCGAGAGCACGGAAATTAAAGAACACGCA ATTCGCTTTTATGAGATATAATAGCGTAGACGACGCGATAGCAGATTACAAAAAGGCATACGGATTAATGTGGGACACGAGAAGCATCATTGTTAAATTTAGACGGAAGGAAGGCAATGCTTATCTTCCAGAGGAACTCAAGCCTGATGTTAAGAAAGTTAAAGAGGAGCTCAAGCTTGATGTTAAAAAAGTCAAAGAGGAGCCAAATAATGCGGCGCAATCAAAGGAACAGAACGCAAATCACGTTGAGCTTAAGCCTAGTGTTAACGAATCGAAAAAAGACGATAGCACTAATCAAACAAAAGAGGCTAAAGTCAATGCTGATAAATTATCAGCGAATCGAGATGTGGACAGCGTGGAAATACGATTGCAAGATAATTCCAGTAAAGGGCAGAGTAAATTGACTTTACAAGTTCAAGAAAATGTAAACTCTCATTCTTCTGTGTTGGCGCAATCGGACAAAATGATGCAAAAGCAACAACAGCAACTCTGg tCCTCTCAAGTACCTTCAACGTCGGAAACTCCATCGTCGTACCCACAGATTGTAGCTACCGAAGAAATGGAGATGCTCACACAGATCAAAGAGGAACCTATAGATTACGATGAAATGGATATGTGTAACATGCAATcagacgacgatgatgatgacgatgacgacgacgaggacgataCCGACGATGATGAGGATAATAATGATCAAGATTTCgatgatgacgatgacgacgaagaCATCGACGATGAACATATAGCGTTTGCTTCAAAACCATTGAAAGCAGTGCAAGATAAAGAAGAACCAACAGAT cacCTAGATCAAATGTTCAGCGATTTAGAGAATATGACGAGCGACAtcagtttttttaaaaattga
- the Fadd gene encoding fas-associated death domain protein, whose protein sequence is MCYEEMLKKYNLLCQDFFNIAEPIIDKDILEQLKCNYSYEIDSKRKLSQIKDLKMFIRLLEKRDIMSCDNIAPLWYISKKYVHNSNLTSRLEDYENWLKTTPSLCNAYKNETPLTSKSMCLESTNSESTCSSVYSLSQSTRSTKLLNNNTQKEQCHLYNKRKLLQEKVLLQVKDKLGRSWRDIARHLGIRECEIDAVQNKYPYDLKEQSYEILKIYISQSDREEWAINFIHAFEKGRRRDLKELLEKLILQDGNV, encoded by the exons ATGTGTTATGAAGAGatgcttaaaaaatataacttgcTTTGTCAagacttttttaatatagcaGAGCCTATCATTGACAAGGATATTTTagaacaattaaaatgtaattactcATATGAGATTGATTCAAAACGTAAATTAAGTCAGATAAAAGATCTTAAGATGTTTATAAGATTGCTGGAGAAAAGAGATATTATGAGTTGTGACAACATAGCACCATTATGGtatatatcaaaaaaatatGTTCACAATTCTAACTTAACCAGCAGACTGGAAGATTATGAAAATTGGTTGAAAACTACACCATCTTTGTgtaatgcatataaaaatgaaa CACCACTAACATCAAAGTCCATGTGTTTGGAGTCTACTAACTCTGAATCTACATGCAGTTCTGTGTATAGTTTATCACAGTCAACTAGGTCAactaaattgttaaataataacacaCAAAAAGAACAATGTCATCTTTACAATAAAAGAAAGTTACTACAAGaaaaag tattgCTGCAAGTCAAAGATAAGCTGGGCCGATCTTGGCGAGATATTGCTAGACATTTAGGTATTAGAGAATGTGAAATTGATGCCGTCCAAAATAAATACCCTTATGATTTGAAGGAGCAAAGCTATGAG attctaaaaatttatatatcacaATCTGATAGAGAAGAATGGGCTATAAATTTCATACATGCTTTTGAAAAAGGAAGACGAAGAGATCTTAAAGAACTtttagagaaattaatattgcaggATGGGAATGTGTAA
- the LOC139105137 gene encoding ribonuclease P protein subunit p40 isoform X2, translating to MICPEIWNFRPPPHFTSVDVVNYRKSDPPTISVVLPDTNTISQDLLNCLSEDTDYYRINELHVSDLLNIEFIEAFVKKGEINLLTIGKKIDLQNSICLTPTGCLILSLLTNDYQALGLEGKPSVFGHKLHTRYIVRIDLTNKSFIPGKKNYERIRKALKERLKETFDVIISWDSPEPNLCPSSVASWFYARNYNIRLCCQKIFQRTKYSLTIPTYENRCDKTDSEFFEWLGIFSIDDDLFKREDYVNTYQCSLPSTHVGQVQYLQCTGFFTRKKTQEVYDILKEYVLSRRTLPWVSLNVQGFADSPISFDLKEHTFFTEGDNSYTIVFRSQGEAVIQKNLSSNNK from the exons ATGATATGTCCAGAGATATGGAATTTTAGACCACCACCACATTTTACCTCCGTGGATGTGGTCAATTATAGGAAAAGCGATCCACCCACG ATATCTGTGGTACTTCCCGACACAAACACCATTTCTCAAGATTTACTTAATTGTCTATCAGAAGATACGGATTATTATCGTATAAATGAACTGCATGTCAGCGATCTTTTAAACATTGAATTTATTGAGGCTTTCGTTAAAAAAG GGGAAATTAATCTCCTGAcaataggaaaaaaaatagacttaCAGAATTCTATTTGTTTAACTCCAACTGGCTGCTTAATTCTCTCTTTGCTAACAAATGATTACCAGGCACTTGGTTTAGAAGGGAAACCCTCAGTCTTTGGCCACAAACTTCATACTCGTTATA TAGTGAGGATTGATCTaacaaataaaagttttattcctggtaaaaagaattatgaaaGGATTCGAAAAGCATTGAAAGAACGACTCAAAGAAACATTTGACGTTATAATATCGTGGGATTCACCAG aACCGAATCTGTGCCCGTCGTCAGTGGCATCGTGGTTTTATGCGCGCAATTACAATATTCGTCTTTGTTGCCAGAAAATTTTTCAGAGAACTAAATATTCATTAACAATTCCAACTTACGAAAACAGATGCGACAAAACTGATAGCGAGTTTTTTGAATGGCTTGGAATCTTTAGCATTGACGACGATTT GTTTAAAAGAGAGGATTACGTAAACACATATCAGTGCTCTTTGCCTTCCACACACGTCGGACAAGTGCAATATTTACAATGCACTGGATTTTTTACACGAAAAAAGACACAAGAAGTGTatgatatattaaaagaatatgtGTTATCACGTAGGACTTTACCGTGGGTTAGTTTAAACGTACAAGGATTTGCGGACAGTCCCATTAGTTTTGATTTAAAAGAACACACATTTTTCACCGAGGGAGACAACAGTTACACTATTGTATTTCGATCTCAAGGTGAAGctgtaatacaaaaaaatttaagttctaacaataaatga
- the LOC139105136 gene encoding RNA-binding protein NOB1, with translation MENRSKIEYLIVDTSAFIKNAALQEIGVNILTEQAVVDEITNKRQLRRLVVLPYDLKVQETFAENIKFVTEFAKKSGDYTSLSATDIKVIALTYQLEKEKVGTAHLKDIPTIRSIQSTENKSIDDLKLPAGFYMPKKKEKKELDKNEENREALSNSTEKQFTACKSTSSDESDYETATSDDEENKSDNLADKFSKLNCNPSDLEIEGETEGKYIVDDILSPIDMALKSELLENENDYYDDENDDDDDDDSGWITPANVSNVKKQMDSEILEEKAATVACLTMDFAMQNVLMQMGLNVVSLDGRVIKQMRTFIFRCYACFKTTSVMTKVFCPHCGNRTLKKVEVTLDENGKQQIHINFRKPLSARGKKFSLPRPKGGKHANNPILCEDQPKPDQRPTRLARKKNNPLDDDYIAGYSPFVMRDINSKSAMLGIRPDGAVKYWMKRNPNESRKKRK, from the exons ATGGAAAATAGAAGCAAAATAGAATATCTTATTGTTGATACGAGCGCTTTTATAAAGAATGCTGCCTTGCAG GAAATTGGAGTTAATATTTTGACTGAGCAAGCTGTGGTTGATGAAATCACAAACAAGAGACAGTTGAGAAGATTAGTTGTATTACCTTATGACTTGAAGGTTCAGGAAACTTTtgctgaaaatattaaatttg TAACTGAATTTGCAAAGAAAAGTGGTGATTACACTAGTCTTTCTGCTACTGATATCAAAGTAATTGCACTTACATATCAgttagaaaaagagaaagttgGAACAGCACATTTAAAAGATATTCCAACAATAAGGAGTATTCAATCTacagaaaataaatcaattgaTGATCTTAAACTACCAGCTGGTTTTTATATGCCaaagaaaaaa gagaaaaaagaattggataaaaatgaagaaaatagagaagCTTTAAGTAATAGCAcagaaaaacaatttactGCTTGTAAATCTACATCTTCAGATGAGTCAGATTATGAAACAGCTACTTCAGAtgatgaagaaaataaatcagATAATTTGGCTGATAAGTTTTCCAAACTGAATTGCAATCCCAGCGATTTAGAAATAGAGGGTGAGACTGAGGGCAAGTACATTGTAGATGACATTCTCTCTCCTATTGATATGGCGTTAAAAAGTGAATTGCTTGAGAATGAAAATGATTATTATGACGATGAAaacgatgatgatgatgatgatgatagtGGCTGGATTACACcag CAAATGTTTCTAATGTAAAGAAACAAATGGATTCGGAAATTCTAGAGGAAAAAGCTGCAACTGTTGCCTGTTTAACAATGGACTTTGCAATGCAAAATGTACTCATGCAAATGGGATTAAATGTAGTCTCATTAGATGGCAGAGTGATTAAACAGATGCgaacttttatatttagatgTTATGCCTGCTTCAAGACCACCAGTGTCATGACAAAAGTCTTTTGCCCGCACTGTGGTAACAGGACGTTAAAGAAAGTTGAAGTGACTTTAGATGAAAATGGAAAGCAGCAGATTCACATCAATTTTCGGAAACCTCTCTCAGCCAGAGGAAAGAAG TTTTCGTTACCAAGGCCAAAAGGTGGAAAACACGCTAACAATCCTATTTTATGTGAGGATCAACCAAAGCCAGATCAACGACCAACGCGTTTGGCGCGCAAGAAGAATAATCCGCTCGACGATGATTACATAGCTGGATACTCGCCATTTGTCATGCGTGACATAAATTCAAAGTCTGCTATGCTGGGCATAAGACCGGACGGTGCCGTCAAGTATTGGATGAAGAGAAATCCTAATGAATCcagaaagaaacgaaaataa
- the Eif4e4 gene encoding eukaryotic translation initiation factor 4E isoform X3 — translation MRTRFAVQEIDRKQNTEVAIPGEFPPEYLIKHPLQNTWTLWYYEPDRNKSWEESQREITSFDTAEDFWSLYNHIKTASELRQGSDYSMFKQGIRPMWEDDQNKYGGRWLINLEKKQRVTDLDNFWLEILLCMIGEAFNEYSDDVCGAVVNVRTKGDKLGVWTSNADSADSVMEIGRKLKERLRITSKTTMGYQVHKDTMVKAGSQTKNTYTL, via the exons ATGCGCACGCGATTCGCCGTACAG gaaatCGATCGGAAACAGAATACCGAAGTAGCGATTCCTGGCGAATTTCCGCCTGAATACTTAATTAAACATCCTCTACAAAACACATGGACCTTGTGGTATTATGAACCTGATAGGAATAAGTCATGGGAAGAAAGCCAGCGGGAAATTACAAGTTTTGATACAGCTGAAGATTTCTGGag cttgTACAATCATATAAAGACTGCTTCTGAATTAAGGCAAGGTAGTGACTATAGCATGTTCAAGCAAGGAATTCGGCCTATGTGGGAAGATGATCAAAATAAATATGGTGGAAGATGGTTAATAAATctagaaaagaaacaaagagtTACAGATTTAGACAATTTTTGGTTAGAAATTCTGCTCTGCATGATTGGGGAAGCTTTCAATGAATATTCTGATGATGTCTGTGGAGCTGTAGTCAATGTCAGGACAAAAGGAGACAAGCTTGGTGTTTGGACATCAAATGCAGATAGCGCGGATAGTGTTATGGAAATTGG ccGAAAACTAAAGGAACGATTAAGAATCACATCTAAAACGACTATGGGATATCAGGTACATAAAGATACAATGGTCAAAGCTGGAAGtcaaacaaaaaatacttaTACTCTTTAA
- the Eif4e4 gene encoding eukaryotic translation initiation factor 4E isoform X1 has translation MALKFFFDYNHEIDRKQNTEVAIPGEFPPEYLIKHPLQNTWTLWYYEPDRNKSWEESQREITSFDTAEDFWSLYNHIKTASELRQGSDYSMFKQGIRPMWEDDQNKYGGRWLINLEKKQRVTDLDNFWLEILLCMIGEAFNEYSDDVCGAVVNVRTKGDKLGVWTSNADSADSVMEIGRKLKERLRITSKTTMGYQVHKDTMVKAGSQTKNTYTL, from the exons gaaatCGATCGGAAACAGAATACCGAAGTAGCGATTCCTGGCGAATTTCCGCCTGAATACTTAATTAAACATCCTCTACAAAACACATGGACCTTGTGGTATTATGAACCTGATAGGAATAAGTCATGGGAAGAAAGCCAGCGGGAAATTACAAGTTTTGATACAGCTGAAGATTTCTGGag cttgTACAATCATATAAAGACTGCTTCTGAATTAAGGCAAGGTAGTGACTATAGCATGTTCAAGCAAGGAATTCGGCCTATGTGGGAAGATGATCAAAATAAATATGGTGGAAGATGGTTAATAAATctagaaaagaaacaaagagtTACAGATTTAGACAATTTTTGGTTAGAAATTCTGCTCTGCATGATTGGGGAAGCTTTCAATGAATATTCTGATGATGTCTGTGGAGCTGTAGTCAATGTCAGGACAAAAGGAGACAAGCTTGGTGTTTGGACATCAAATGCAGATAGCGCGGATAGTGTTATGGAAATTGG ccGAAAACTAAAGGAACGATTAAGAATCACATCTAAAACGACTATGGGATATCAGGTACATAAAGATACAATGGTCAAAGCTGGAAGtcaaacaaaaaatacttaTACTCTTTAA
- the LOC139105137 gene encoding ribonuclease P protein subunit p40 isoform X1 encodes MICPEIWNFRPPPHFTSVDVVNYRKSDPPTVVKKHYFNHSISVVLPDTNTISQDLLNCLSEDTDYYRINELHVSDLLNIEFIEAFVKKGEINLLTIGKKIDLQNSICLTPTGCLILSLLTNDYQALGLEGKPSVFGHKLHTRYIVRIDLTNKSFIPGKKNYERIRKALKERLKETFDVIISWDSPEPNLCPSSVASWFYARNYNIRLCCQKIFQRTKYSLTIPTYENRCDKTDSEFFEWLGIFSIDDDLFKREDYVNTYQCSLPSTHVGQVQYLQCTGFFTRKKTQEVYDILKEYVLSRRTLPWVSLNVQGFADSPISFDLKEHTFFTEGDNSYTIVFRSQGEAVIQKNLSSNNK; translated from the exons ATGATATGTCCAGAGATATGGAATTTTAGACCACCACCACATTTTACCTCCGTGGATGTGGTCAATTATAGGAAAAGCGATCCACCCACGGTAGTGAAAAAACATTACTTTAATCATTCg ATATCTGTGGTACTTCCCGACACAAACACCATTTCTCAAGATTTACTTAATTGTCTATCAGAAGATACGGATTATTATCGTATAAATGAACTGCATGTCAGCGATCTTTTAAACATTGAATTTATTGAGGCTTTCGTTAAAAAAG GGGAAATTAATCTCCTGAcaataggaaaaaaaatagacttaCAGAATTCTATTTGTTTAACTCCAACTGGCTGCTTAATTCTCTCTTTGCTAACAAATGATTACCAGGCACTTGGTTTAGAAGGGAAACCCTCAGTCTTTGGCCACAAACTTCATACTCGTTATA TAGTGAGGATTGATCTaacaaataaaagttttattcctggtaaaaagaattatgaaaGGATTCGAAAAGCATTGAAAGAACGACTCAAAGAAACATTTGACGTTATAATATCGTGGGATTCACCAG aACCGAATCTGTGCCCGTCGTCAGTGGCATCGTGGTTTTATGCGCGCAATTACAATATTCGTCTTTGTTGCCAGAAAATTTTTCAGAGAACTAAATATTCATTAACAATTCCAACTTACGAAAACAGATGCGACAAAACTGATAGCGAGTTTTTTGAATGGCTTGGAATCTTTAGCATTGACGACGATTT GTTTAAAAGAGAGGATTACGTAAACACATATCAGTGCTCTTTGCCTTCCACACACGTCGGACAAGTGCAATATTTACAATGCACTGGATTTTTTACACGAAAAAAGACACAAGAAGTGTatgatatattaaaagaatatgtGTTATCACGTAGGACTTTACCGTGGGTTAGTTTAAACGTACAAGGATTTGCGGACAGTCCCATTAGTTTTGATTTAAAAGAACACACATTTTTCACCGAGGGAGACAACAGTTACACTATTGTATTTCGATCTCAAGGTGAAGctgtaatacaaaaaaatttaagttctaacaataaatga